ATGAACTTTTTGTCCGGATGATCAGGCCAAATAAAGTTTGGatctcaaaataagaaaatatgacATTGTATCAGGCCTGCCTAAAGTTTATTATTggccaatttaaaaaaaaaaactctttaaCTCTTTTAAGTTTGTTTTGCCTGGAATCTTTTAAAcgttatatatactaaagcatCATATGTACGGAGCGTTAAAATTATAGTTCAATATTCAAGCCGTATTTGAACATCAGTGAATTACCTAAATCACTTAGTAACTCAAATACTGCTTTTCTGCAGAcaatggatttaaaaatgattatatTTGAGTTCGTTTTCAATTTAGAAAGTTTTGTGTAGtaaaactaaaacaaattttaagcAATCTGTCAAGATTGTATTTGTCTTGTAATATTTGTCGGTCGTTATTTAATCCAGCCTGTGGACTGTAAGATAAAAAAGAGGTTTTTTCTGAATCCAACCTTCGTATTGAAGTGAAGGGATAGCGTACGTATCGTTGCAGAGGTCACCCTTTTGAGATCGTAGTACAGACGTTGGATATTCCGAGAAATAATGCTGTGATCTACCGCTCAGAGGGCCTGTATAATCGTTGTAACTAATAACCTGAAATAAATCAAAGTTCATTTGGATTATTGATGAGGTCACATAATCAATATGGCTTATATAAATTAGTGTTCAGTGTTTACCAAAGTAAACCATATAGCTAGCCCTTTATATCCGCACCAATGCAACCATCAGTATATATTCTATTTAAAATAAGCTGTTAACATAAAAATAGTTGCAGCTAGCTTCTTCTCTTTAACTGATAAATTTTACATCAACATATATTTATTAGTAAAGATTTTTTTGCTGTGAAATTTTTCCATCACGCGGGAAacctttttgcaatttttatttattgtgccTGACGTACTTTTTACCTATTTAAAGTAGTAATATGacgcgtatttttatttgttattgtagCTTCCATTAAAAATCGAAAGTTTCATATACTACTGCTTTACCTGAAAGTGATTAACATGAATGTGCAATGGGTGTGGCGCTCTTTGAGCAGAGTTAACAAACGTCCATTCCTGCACGCTTCCGACCTCCATTCTATGTCTGGGATAAATACAAAAAAGCTAGGCAAAACAAAGATGCTAAATTGTAAAAAACATTTAAACGGCCGTTTGAATTTCCCATGAAAAACGCAAAACCTTTAGTTTGCGTGCAGGGCTATATGTTACTTACCTGTAATCTTCTTTTTTGGCAAATTTTTGACGATTCATGAAAAAATCGTCCGAAAGTTCAACAATGAATTTGTTTTCTTCTGGTACGTTATTAATATTCCGCAAGTCACTGATGAACTCTGGTCTGGTGGGCAGAGCAGTTGAAAAACTCGGAACTGACAAGTTgctttcaataatattaatggTCAAGAATGTACCGTTGTATCTACGAAATGTTCCAATTGACCATTCACCATCGGGCAGCGACATTGAACGaagctaataaaaataataaataaaaatccaataacaatatattacaaaattcaTATTATGGAATAAATTATAACAGACTAATATGCTATTCTATTGCATTTTATATTACACGTACAATGTAATGAATTTCACCTTGAACAAATTAACAAACTTTTTCTTGATTTAGCAATTTAAATCAATACCGTACTATATCGTTGTCATATAATTCTCaaactttcaataaaaaattactgCACAATATTTGTatagtttcaaattattttatatggttttcatcaaaaattaatcTAACAGTCGTTGGTAACTTATTAGaatgtattttaataaatgagatGCAAGCGATAGTATCTAATAACCTTGTAATTGTATATTAATTACTCATCTTTTGAACAGATAATCATTTTATTGCAGATCACGTGATTGCAAATAAACATCcatatattttcttattttaaaatagggAATTACTTGATATATTCCTGGCGTATCGCAATAAATCATCCAGTCAACTCGTGCAGCAATTGCAACATAAGTTTGTTGATATATTTGCTTTCTAGGAGCATCGAGATAAACACCATCAAATGCAATTTCTCTGATTACGCATTGTCCAGTACCTCCATTATTTGCTATTTCTAACTCGAGTCCAACATATCCTCCCGCATTAACAATTCTAAAGTTTATTTGAAGTTTTCATATCTCATATCAACACTTGAGCAAGCAATGTGATAAACAGGCCAGTAGACGCCTGGAATCTCCGCTGATACGTGAGGACAGCATCAGGCTAGGCGGGGTTTACCAAACTTTCTGTTCATCCGTACCCCTTGGACAATTTATATTCGCTCGTTTAGGCCTACCCCAtaactattttcatattttcaacagCTTAACTTAATCTGAtgcacattttattttttatagtcAGGAAATATATGTTACATCCACCTGAACcttgctaaaaaaaaatttttttttttccatagtTTAGTATGAAAATCTGTGTGATTAGTACTGATCAAAGCGCATTCATACAAATGTAGCTTAATTCAGGCTAAACTAACCCTACAATCAAACTAACAATATACAGACTGTATGAGCCCAGCAGCCTAGCTAGTGTGGTGGATAAACCTGCTTTTTAGCAACAAGTAGTTCATTAATATGAGGCGAAACATTCAGGTCTTCAAATTAATAAGATCAGGTAATAACAAATATTCTAATGTAGTCGAAGCGAAAACTGCGGTAAGAATATCTTTATGCTTGATGTAATATACCCCTGGTGGTACATGTACCCCAGTTTTGGAACCCCTTGTCTTGGCTGTCGCGCGCATCCTTACGTTCGTGTTGTTTTCGGGCTAATATTTAAAACAAGTTCACTAAAATATCCAAAGTTTACGAGAGATATAGGACGGCTTGATGAAAAAGCAATATCTTCCACGGGGAACGGTGAGGGGGTAGGCCCGGTAGGTCAATCTTGAAGTTTTAATCTCCGACTTAGTTTACGAGAATAAGGCGACAAATTGTCAGATTACAAATTTTTCACCAATCGGAGCGTATTTTTCTGCTGCCATGGTCACGAAATATCATTCCGGACTTTTAAAAAACGCACTTCACTAGGGTGAAAGGATAACTCACGTGAGCAATTTCCTCTAGGTTGTTGCAGTCGTTTAGCCGTTACAGTAAAACACACAGACAAACAGTTACACAGGCAGGCAGAACGATTTTGATTAGGgatccaatatatatatataaaaaaaactgttcACCGAAATCTTTTCATCTGATTTTTCTGAATCGTTAACGTAGGATTGTACAGACCATTTGttgtgaaataatcaaatccgTTTTCAACATTCATAAGCCAATCTTCAGTGGATTTGTTCAACCTGGCAATTAATTAGAAAAGAAAAGGGATAAAAtggacaaaataaaataaaaatttaagaaaGTTACATAAATGGCATCACAAAAAGTGTTGAAAGGGAGAAAAAAATACTATAGAAAGTTTAGACTAAAGAAACGTTTATTTAGAGAATGTGGCGCCCGGTcagtatagaaaaataaaacagtaatcAAAAAAGACGAGAAAAACGTAGTTACCTAAAAGGATCTCCAATCTGTTCTTGGGCTTCATGTATAAAGTCTACCGAATCATTGGTGTATTGCAACGTTGATTGAAGCAGTATATCAACGTCATGTTCACAATGATTCGGGCATGAAACGGCATCTAGTTCCACATCCATATTGGTCGATTCATCATCAACAATCAACATTCCAGATAAACCACTCGTAACCTACAATAAAGTTTTAAATCAGTCTTTTTGATACGTCTGACAATTCCAAATTAGTATACCATGAGTAAGGTTTGGGGGTTTGATGCCAAGAATATATCCTGCCGTGCGTTAAGTTTAATGCTTTATCCGGGGATGTTAAACCTGCGGCAGCGGGTCAAATGCGACCCACAGGGAAAATTGTGCGGCGCACAAAATGAGTTGTTATTTAATataatctggtatgtgcgattatttccaatctctttgcgttgcaaagtcTATACCGGAGTACAATTCCTTTTTAGTGCGTGCAACTACTCGAGATCCTTTTTCAAATAAAGGTGCTGCCCGCAAGTTCAtacagttatttgtatctgaccctcttgtattaaaggttgcacgtCCTTGCCTTAAACCATTAGTACCCAACCGATTTCGATTTATTTTTTCCTTCGCTTATTTCGGATACCAATATTCTTCCCACTATTTATGTTAAAACTCTGCTCCGTTGATTATTCACTTTTTAAAGTTTATTAGCTGTTGTTATGCACAATTTACACCCTGGATTTTGCACGGTTTAAGTAGTTTATTATGTGTACATGAATAAGTAATTGGGTTATAATAAAATACCCCAAAATATCAGCAATGCTAAAGCAAATACATAGCAACATTCCTCCACAGTATGGAAACGATGATTAAAACATTATGCTGTCGCACCCGTAAAATTCGacccaaaaaatataaaaaattttttcgCAACACTAgctcaattttctttacttAAATCTCAAAATTGGAAGCAAATTGGGAACAAAATACTATGTGACTGCTACTCTTATGCAGTGCATTATCAAATTCaatgtattgttatttttttgatgTATATATGTTTACTAAATAGAGGGAAGTCATTACAAACCTGAAAAAAGGTAGATCCGTGCCAATGAGCATGATACCAATACGTGCCAGCTGGTTGGTTTACGTTTACATTAAA
The genomic region above belongs to Styela clava chromosome 13, kaStyClav1.hap1.2, whole genome shotgun sequence and contains:
- the LOC120333016 gene encoding multicopper oxidase mco-like — protein: MKNQILIFLRICGLIVVFLTYTDCERCYECQPLKGGESFRDCRSSNSSVYRRDGNNVYVNLVVDVADIEIEWLKIKRRVYNGNLCGPTIRMKPGDTVYVHLENRLGPDQPEKELNEIRHPNTTNIYTHGLHISSLPPGDDVFTRVDPGKSHNYSFNVNVNQPAGTYWYHAHWHGSTFFQVTSGLSGMLIVDDESTNMDVELDAVSCPNHCEHDVDILLQSTLQYTNDSVDFIHEAQEQIGDPFRLNKSTEDWLMNVENGFDYFTTNGLYNPTLTIQKNQMKRFRIVNAGGYVGLELEIANNGGTGQCVIREIAFDGVYLDAPRKQIYQQTYVAIAARVDWMIYCDTPGIYQLRSMSLPDGEWSIGTFRRYNGTFLTINIIESNLSVPSFSTALPTRPEFISDLRNINNVPEENKFIVELSDDFFMNRQKFAKKEDYRHRMEVGSVQEWTFVNSAQRAPHPLHIHVNHFQVISYNDYTGPLSGRSQHYFSEYPTSVLRSQKGDLCNDTYAIPSLQYEDPNFIWPDHPDKKFINHRKRWEALKQGAENGKSVGYAKRGDWRDVINVPPYSNITVRFNVHEYDGPVVMHCHVLKHEDLGMMLTVDSVKDIKTSKYIPKKDLNCKEVEKKTEQKGLVGKEITIIVLFFVCLVSIVSGSVFIFLYCKTKASVEDMVFMNLNYFELRVERLREKCHNDIV